The following are encoded together in the Gavia stellata isolate bGavSte3 chromosome 23, bGavSte3.hap2, whole genome shotgun sequence genome:
- the LAMP5 gene encoding lysosome-associated membrane glycoprotein 5, translated as MAGGRLPGLLFLLHAAARLAAEQEVENLSGLSPNPEKDIFVVRENRTTCLMAEFAAKFIVPYDVWASNYVDLITEQADIPLSRGAEMKGKCGTNESELEISWLEQAYSLKLFFLKEGHNTSRGPEAFWRLSRIQFTYDTAERTYFKDAVSPGKHTASSHRLSALVTPAGKSYECQAQQTISLISSDHQKSVQLLLSEVRVQPFDITADFVFSEEHKCPVDQREQLEETLPLILGLILGLVIVITLCVYHIHHKLTANQVQIPRDRSQYKHMG; from the exons ATGGCCGGGGGGCGCCTCCCGGGGCTGCTCTTCCTCTTGC ACGCCGCCGCTCGCCTGGCTGCCGAGCAAGAAGTTGAAAATCTCTCCGGGCTCTCCCCGAACCCCGAAAAGGACATTTTCGTGGTGCGGGAAAACCGGACGACGTGTCTCATGGCGGAATTCGCCGCCAAGTTCATCGTCCCCTACGACGTGTGGGCCAGCAACTACGTGGAT CTGATCACGGAACAAGCCGATATCCCGCTGTCGCGGGGCGCCGAGATGAAGGGCAAGTGCGGCACCAACGAGTCGGAGCTGGAGATCTCCTGGCTGGAGCAAGCGTACTCCCTCAAACTCTTCTTCCTGAAG GAGGGGCACAACACCTCCCGGGGGCCGGAGGCTTTCTGGAGGCTCAGCCGGATCCAGTTCACCTACGACACCGCCGAGCGCACCTACTTCAAGGACGCCGTCAGCC CCGGGAAGCACACGGCCAGCTCGCACCGGCTCTCTGCCCTGGTCACCCCGGCTGGGAAGTCCTACGAGTGCCAGGCGCAGCAGACCATCTCCCTCATCTCCAGCGACCACCAGAAGTCTGTGCAGCTCTTGCTGTCGGAAGTGCGCGTCCAGCCCTTCGACATCACCGCGGATTTTGTCTTCAGTGAAG aACACAAGTGCCCGGTGGACCAGAGGGAGCAGTTAGAAGAAACCCTGCCTCTGATTTTGGGCCTGATACTGGGCTTGGTTATCGTGATAACCCTCTGCGTTTACCATATCCACCACAAGCTGACAGCCAACCAAGTGCAAATTCCTCGGGACAGATCTCAGTACAAACACATGGGATAG